The window GCGCGCTTCATTGTCGAGCTGCCGGTCGCCGCCGAACCGGCGCAGATGGCCCATGCATAACGTCCTCATCGTCGACGACGAGCCCGGCATCCGCGAGTCGCTCAAGGGCGTGCTCGAGGACGAAGGCTATACCGCCGCGCTCGCCGGCAGCGGGGAGGTCTGCCTGGAGATGCTCGACAAGCGCCCGTTTGACGTGGTGCTGCTCGACATCTGGCTGCCCGGCATGGACGGCCTGGAAACGCTGCACAAGATCAAGCAATCCGATGCCTCGCCCGAGGTCATCATGATCTCCGGCCACGGCACCATCGAAACCGCCGTGCGCGCCACCAAGCTGGGCGCCTTTGACTTTCTGGAAAAACCGCTCTCCATCGAGAAGACGCTCATCCTGGTGAAGAACGCGGCCGAGGCGCGCCGCCTGCGCGTGGAGAACCGCGACCTCAAGCGCCAGCAGCCCAAGAGCGTGATCGCCGGCGAGAGCATCCCGATGAAGGCGCTGCGCCAGCAGATCGCGCTCATGGCGCCGACCAACGGGCGCGTGCTCATCTTCGGCGAATCCGGCACCGGCAAGGAACTCGTCGCCCGCGCCATCCACGCCGAAAGCGAGCGTTACGAGGCCATGTTCGTCGAGGTCAACTGCGCCGCCATCCCCGAAGACCTGATCGAGAGCGAATTGTTCGGCCACCGCAAAGGCTCATTTGCCGGAGCGAGCGCCGACAAGGAAGGAAAATTTCAGAAGGCGGACGGGGGCACGCTGTTCCTCGACGAAGTCGGCGACATGAGCCTGAAGACGCAGGCGAAAGTTCTGCGCACCCTCGACGAACAGAGCTTCACGCCGGTTGGGGGAGACGAGGTGGTCACCGTGGACGCGCGCGTCATCGCCGCCACCAATCACGACCTGGAAGAGGAGATTTCCAAGGGCAATTTCCGCGAGGACTTGTTTTATCGTTTGAACGTCATTCCCTTCTACGTCCCGCCGCTGCGCGAGCGTCTGGAAGACGTGCCCCTGCTGGCGCGCCATTTCCTCAAGGAATTTTCCTCGCAATACAGCCGCCGCACCAAGGAGATGACCGACGACGCCATTGACACGCTCATGCGCTACTCGTGGCCGGGCAACGTGCGCGAGTTAAGAAACGTGATCGAGCGCATCGTCATCATGAACCCCGCGGTCACAAAACTCGACCGCAAGCACCTGCCGCCGCTGGTCTATCGCGATACTTCGCGCCGCGGGGGCGACGGCTTCTCCACCCTGCACCAGGCGCGGGCCGCCTACGAACGCGACTTCATTTTGAAAACCCTCGACCAGAATCACGGCAACGTCAGCCGCACCGCGGAAGTGCTGGGACTGGAGAGATCTCACCTGTACCGGAAGATGAAGACGCTGGGGATTGCGGTGAAGGAGTGATTTGTCAAGAAGAGAGTACCGCTTGACGGAGTCTGAGGAGTTGTTTGAGGAATTCTGCCACAGCAACTGTGTTGTTGTGGAAAAGG is drawn from Terriglobia bacterium and contains these coding sequences:
- a CDS encoding sigma-54 dependent transcriptional regulator; translation: MHNVLIVDDEPGIRESLKGVLEDEGYTAALAGSGEVCLEMLDKRPFDVVLLDIWLPGMDGLETLHKIKQSDASPEVIMISGHGTIETAVRATKLGAFDFLEKPLSIEKTLILVKNAAEARRLRVENRDLKRQQPKSVIAGESIPMKALRQQIALMAPTNGRVLIFGESGTGKELVARAIHAESERYEAMFVEVNCAAIPEDLIESELFGHRKGSFAGASADKEGKFQKADGGTLFLDEVGDMSLKTQAKVLRTLDEQSFTPVGGDEVVTVDARVIAATNHDLEEEISKGNFREDLFYRLNVIPFYVPPLRERLEDVPLLARHFLKEFSSQYSRRTKEMTDDAIDTLMRYSWPGNVRELRNVIERIVIMNPAVTKLDRKHLPPLVYRDTSRRGGDGFSTLHQARAAYERDFILKTLDQNHGNVSRTAEVLGLERSHLYRKMKTLGIAVKE